The genomic stretch GCACCACGTCGGCCTTCACGCTGGCCGCGAACGGCGCGCTGGTGCAGAACTTGGCCACGAAGCTGGAGAGGTCGTAACGATCGAAGTCCGGATGCGCCATCAGCCGCTGATACTGGAGCGGCACGAGCATCGTGTGCGTAACGCGGTGCTGTTGCGCGAGCGCCAGATAACGCGTGGCATCGAATCTCGGTATCAGCACGACAGTGCCGCCGAACGTCAGCGTCGGCATGAAACTCACGAGCGTGGTGTTCGAATACAACGGTGTCGAGATCAGCGTCGACGCGTCCGGCCCATAGCCGCGCGGAATGCTCCGCACCGCGTAGGCCCAGCGCATACCGTGCGACTGCACGATGCCTTTCGGCGTGCCGGTGGTGCCGGACGAGTAGATGATATTGAACGGCCACGCGGGGTCGATCGTCACGGGTTCGGGCATGGCGCCCTTCGGCGCGAGCCACGCCTGCAACGGCGTGCTGCCTTCGTGCCCATCGAGTGCGATCGGCGCTGCGCTGATTTCGCCGGCTACCGGTTCGAGCAGACGCTTGACCTCGGCATCGAGAAACAGCAGCCGCGCGCCCGAATTGCCGATCATGCTGACGAGGCTCGCCGCGCTCGACGAAGGCGCGAGCGGCGCCACCGCCGCACCCGCACGCAAGCCCCCGAGAAACGCCACGGCGTATTCGGTCGATGACGTCGCGCACAACGCTATCGCATCGCAAGGCTTGATCCCGTCGCGTTGCAATGCGGCGGCGAAACGATCGACCCTCGCGTCCAGTTCGGCGTAAGTCACGACCTCGCCGTCGCAGATCAAGGCGGCATGCTCCGCGCGTTCGGTCGCAAAGCGGCGGATCATGTCGGTAATGCAGACGAACGGTTCATCCAGTAACGCTTCAAGCCATATCATTGCGGAGCACCTCCGCGGGTTCCGTTGCTCGCATTGGCGTCGGTGCGCGCCGCATCCTCTTCCTGCAGCTTGCGCCACAAGATCTTGCCGCTGCCCGACTTGGGCAACGACGTCACGAACTCGACGATACGCGGCGCTTTGTACGGCGCCATCTGCTCACGCGCCCACGCAATAATCTCGCTTTCGTCGATCGTGCCCGCATGCGCCGCGTCCGGCACCACCAGCGCCTTCACGGTCTCGCCGCGCTTCTCGTCTTTCACGCCGATCACGCAGACCTCGTGGATCGCCGGATGCCGGTACATCAGCGCTTCTACTTCGGCGGGCCAAACCTTATAGCCCGACGCATTGATCATCCGTTTGAGGCGGTCGGTCATGAAGAAATAGCCGTCTTCGTCGATATGGCCGAGGTCGCCGGTACGCAGAAAACGCTTGCCGTCGAGTTCGATGAACGCCTCTTGCGTGGCCTTCGGATCGCGCCAGTAACCGAGCATCACCTGCGGCGCATTCACGACGATCTCGCCGGTTTCGCCTGCGGGAAGCTCCTGCAACGTGGCCGGATCGATCACGCGCGAGTCGACGTCGAACACCGGGATGCCGAGGCACTGCGGCTTCGGACGATGCGGCGGATTGATGTGCGTGCCCGCGATCGTCTCCGACATTCCGTAGCCTTCGACGTAATCGAGCCCGGTCAACGTCTTGAGCTTTTTAGCGATCGCATCGGGCATCGCCGCGCCGCCGCCGCGCGCGCCACTCAGACTCGACAGATCGTATTCGCCGAGCTTCGGATTCGACAGGAAATCGACCATCATCGTCGAAATCGACTGCCACGCGGTCACGCGATATTTCTGCATGCATAGCGCCGCCGCATCGCGATCCCAGCGCGGCAGCACGATGATCGTCGTGCCGGAAAAGACCGCGCTGTTCATGCCGCCCTGCATGCCGGTCACGTGAAAAAACGGCAGCACCGATAGATACGTGCCGTCCGGCGGCGCCGAGAACCACACGCAACCGCCGAGCAGCGTGCTCATCACGCTGCGATGCGTGTGCATGCAACCCTTCGGTTTACCGGTCGTGCCCGACGTGTACGGCATCACGCAGAGGTCGTCGGGGCCGGTGGTGAGCGCACCTGGCGCGATGCGCCGTTCGAGCACCTTGCGCCACGGTGTAACACCCGGTATGTCGAACGTTTTACGCGCAGCAGATACGAACTCGGGGACCGTAATCGGCGAGGGCCGCTTCAGATAATCGCTATACGTGGCGACGATTGCATACTTGAGTCCCTGGTCGGGTGCATCGCCGATCAGCGGTTCGACCTGTGGAAACAGGCATTGCGGCGCGATGATCGTGGTCGCACCGCTGTCCTCCACGTAGTGACGCAACTCGGTGGTCAGGTTCATCGGATTGACCGGCACGACCACCGCATTTGCGCGCAGGATGCCGTAGTAGGCCATGATCCATTGCGGGCTGTTCTGCATGTAGAGCAGCACGCGGTCGCCGGCTTTGACGTCGCATTCCTGCTGGAGAAATCCCGCGATCCGCTCGGCTTCGTCCTTGAACTCGGCGAAGGTGACCGGCGTGTCGTAGAAGATGATGAAGGGCTTGTCGGGAAAGCGCGCCGCCGATACCTCGGCGTTGTAGAAAATGTTGGTCTGCGGCAGCGTTAGATG from Paraburkholderia sp. IMGN_8 encodes the following:
- a CDS encoding class I adenylate-forming enzyme family protein, which encodes MIWLEALLDEPFVCITDMIRRFATERAEHAALICDGEVVTYAELDARVDRFAAALQRDGIKPCDAIALCATSSTEYAVAFLGGLRAGAAVAPLAPSSSAASLVSMIGNSGARLLFLDAEVKRLLEPVAGEISAAPIALDGHEGSTPLQAWLAPKGAMPEPVTIDPAWPFNIIYSSGTTGTPKGIVQSHGMRWAYAVRSIPRGYGPDASTLISTPLYSNTTLVSFMPTLTFGGTVVLIPRFDATRYLALAQQHRVTHTMLVPLQYQRLMAHPDFDRYDLSSFVAKFCTSAPFAASVKADVVRRWPGKLTEYYGMTEGGGSCQLEAHEWPAKLHTVGKPMEGHDIRLIDEQGNEVPAGEVGEVVGHSPAMMTGYYRQPDKTAEAEWYDPSGKRFIRTGDMGRFDEDGFLTLLDRKKDMIISGGFNVYPSDLEAELRNHPDVADAAVVGAQSAQWGETPVAFVVRHRQATLDADALLAWVNARLGKMQRLSALTFIDVLPRSPIGKVLKRELREQFYPNGR
- a CDS encoding long-chain fatty acid--CoA ligase, which produces MNERHHPHWPPQVPLHLTLPQTNIFYNAEVSAARFPDKPFIIFYDTPVTFAEFKDEAERIAGFLQQECDVKAGDRVLLYMQNSPQWIMAYYGILRANAVVVPVNPMNLTTELRHYVEDSGATTIIAPQCLFPQVEPLIGDAPDQGLKYAIVATYSDYLKRPSPITVPEFVSAARKTFDIPGVTPWRKVLERRIAPGALTTGPDDLCVMPYTSGTTGKPKGCMHTHRSVMSTLLGGCVWFSAPPDGTYLSVLPFFHVTGMQGGMNSAVFSGTTIIVLPRWDRDAAALCMQKYRVTAWQSISTMMVDFLSNPKLGEYDLSSLSGARGGGAAMPDAIAKKLKTLTGLDYVEGYGMSETIAGTHINPPHRPKPQCLGIPVFDVDSRVIDPATLQELPAGETGEIVVNAPQVMLGYWRDPKATQEAFIELDGKRFLRTGDLGHIDEDGYFFMTDRLKRMINASGYKVWPAEVEALMYRHPAIHEVCVIGVKDEKRGETVKALVVPDAAHAGTIDESEIIAWAREQMAPYKAPRIVEFVTSLPKSGSGKILWRKLQEEDAARTDANASNGTRGGAPQ